A window of the Lactuca sativa cultivar Salinas chromosome 5, Lsat_Salinas_v11, whole genome shotgun sequence genome harbors these coding sequences:
- the LOC111900708 gene encoding uncharacterized protein LOC111900708 produces the protein MFLARVFGRRLFATATSEASAAGAAASSRVRTAHNPLEEFFEIDRNPEEEKPVVYGRSWKASELRLKSWEDLHKLWYVLLKEKNMLMTQRQMLHAQNLRFPNPERLPKVRKSMCRIKHVLTERAIEDPDPRRTAEMKRLINAL, from the exons ATGTTTTTGGCACGAGTTTTTGGAAGGAGACTCTTTGCAACTGCAACATCAGAAGCTTCTGCTGCTGGGGCTGCAGCTAGTAGTAGAGTTAGGACTGCACATAACCCTCTTGAGGAGTTCTTTGAGATTGATAGAAACCCTGAGGAGGAGAAACCTGTTGTCTACG GGCGTAGCTGGAAGGCTTCAGAGCTACGTTTGAAGTCATGGGAAGATCTACATAAGTTATGGTATGTCCTGCTGAAAGAAAAAAACATGCTCATGACTCAACGCCAGATGCTTCATGCTCAAAACTTGCGCTTTCCTAATCCTGAACGCCTACCTaag GTTAGGAAATCGATGTGCAGAATCAAACATGTGTTGACTGAGAGGGCAATTGAAGATCCGGATCCTCGGAGGACTGCTGAGATGAAACGATTGATTAATGCTTTATGA